From Enhydrobacter sp., the proteins below share one genomic window:
- a CDS encoding thiamine pyrophosphate-dependent dehydrogenase E1 component subunit alpha, producing MSEDRELYRRLFRTALLIRLVEERIIELYPSDRIQSPVHLSIGQEAVAVGACDALRPDDLVFATYRSHGFYIAKGGRLDRMFAELYGRVGGVSKGKAGSMHLSAPEVGLMGSSAVVASTIPHAIGAALSFKRHGNSRIAVAVFGDGATEEGVYHESLNFASLMKVPVLFLCEDNGLAVHSHRPVRQSYSLVKHAAAYGIASRRLDEGWDMLAVRRATLEAAARARAGEPFVLEIATARYKEHVGIGDDFHFGYRLESDIDAWKKRDPLIADKALVEELTPAIEREIEQAVAFAENSPSPSRAELLTDII from the coding sequence TTGAGCGAAGACAGGGAGTTGTATCGTCGCCTGTTTCGGACCGCGCTCCTGATCAGGCTCGTCGAGGAACGCATTATCGAGCTCTATCCTTCCGACCGGATCCAGAGCCCCGTGCATCTCTCGATTGGCCAGGAGGCCGTCGCGGTGGGCGCATGTGATGCCCTGCGGCCCGACGATCTGGTCTTTGCCACGTATCGATCTCATGGCTTTTACATCGCCAAGGGCGGCCGCCTGGACCGGATGTTTGCCGAACTTTATGGCCGCGTGGGCGGCGTTTCGAAGGGCAAGGCAGGGTCGATGCACCTCTCGGCCCCCGAAGTAGGGCTGATGGGTTCATCTGCTGTCGTCGCCAGCACCATTCCGCACGCGATTGGCGCGGCGCTGTCGTTCAAGCGACACGGCAACTCGCGGATCGCAGTCGCCGTGTTCGGCGATGGTGCGACCGAGGAGGGCGTCTACCACGAAAGCCTGAACTTCGCGTCTCTGATGAAGGTGCCGGTGCTGTTCCTGTGCGAGGACAACGGTCTGGCGGTCCACAGCCATCGTCCTGTCCGGCAGTCCTACAGCCTGGTCAAGCATGCTGCGGCCTACGGCATCGCCTCGCGGCGCCTCGACGAGGGCTGGGACATGCTGGCGGTCCGCCGTGCAACGCTCGAGGCCGCGGCCCGCGCGCGGGCCGGCGAGCCGTTTGTGCTCGAGATCGCCACCGCGCGCTACAAGGAACATGTCGGAATCGGCGACGATTTCCACTTCGGCTACCGGCTCGAGAGCGACATTGACGCATGGAAGAAGCGCGACCCACTGATCGCTGACAAGGCTCTGGTCGAGGAGCTGACGCCTGCGATCGAGCGTGAGATCGAGCAAGCAGTAGCTTTTGCCGAGAACAGCCCGTCTCCTTCGAGAGCCGAGCTGCTCACTGACATCATTTGA
- a CDS encoding ABC transporter permease yields the protein MHIVDGKVVVAERRGPLARFVSFVCRPFSSAWHHRDLIAAVLRRELHERFKGSMAGWVWAVTAPLLMLVVYTAIFSGAVKQSSDTATGSQFDYALFIFGGLIAFNFFTEMAYRAPSLLHEYAHYIKQTMFPADMLPIISTLRATAYATIGLALMLVAQLVLTGTLHWTVLLLPLWYVPFIALLVGMTWLLSAMGAYSRDTAYLMMTVAPLLMFATPIFFSTEGFAPELQLLTYVNVLTGFIEIIRDLVVFGRLPNLLVCIWTLFLSFSTFYFGYWFFGKQRNGIADVI from the coding sequence ATGCATATCGTCGATGGCAAGGTGGTCGTCGCCGAACGCCGTGGGCCGTTGGCTCGCTTCGTGTCGTTTGTGTGCCGCCCGTTCTCCTCTGCTTGGCATCATCGGGACTTGATTGCCGCGGTGCTGCGCCGTGAACTTCATGAGCGGTTCAAGGGATCGATGGCAGGCTGGGTATGGGCAGTGACAGCGCCCTTGCTGATGCTGGTGGTCTACACGGCCATCTTCAGTGGCGCGGTGAAGCAGTCCAGCGATACCGCAACTGGATCGCAGTTCGACTACGCGCTGTTCATCTTTGGCGGACTAATCGCCTTCAATTTCTTCACCGAAATGGCGTATCGAGCTCCGTCGCTCCTCCACGAGTACGCCCACTACATCAAGCAGACCATGTTCCCGGCGGACATGTTGCCGATAATTTCGACGTTGCGCGCTACGGCTTACGCGACGATCGGATTGGCCTTGATGCTTGTGGCGCAGTTGGTCCTCACCGGGACGCTCCATTGGACGGTGTTGCTGCTGCCGTTGTGGTACGTCCCCTTCATCGCATTGCTGGTCGGCATGACGTGGCTCCTGTCGGCCATGGGTGCTTACTCCCGGGACACGGCTTACCTGATGATGACGGTGGCGCCGTTGCTGATGTTCGCAACCCCGATTTTCTTTTCTACCGAAGGCTTTGCGCCAGAACTTCAGCTTCTGACGTATGTCAACGTCCTGACCGGCTTCATCGAAATCATCCGCGATCTCGTCGTTTTCGGGCGGCTGCCGAACTTACTGGTGTGCATATGGACGTTGTTCCTGTCGTTTAGCACGTTCTATTTTGGCTACTGGTTTTTCGGAAAGCAGCGCAATGGCATCGCCGACGTCATCTGA
- a CDS encoding NAD(P)-dependent oxidoreductase: MKTAVLGATGLVGRHLVEALGKAAVGPVVATYRARSPYGSRDTEWLQCDLRQPEAAAAVLKNVETAIVCAGQVSTSAVLRRDPVSSIMDTLRVVANVLEAASKRRLKRLVMISSCTLYPSLPRPIVEDDMMVGDPPAQWFGVGWMHRYTELQLRWHVEYLQTIQAGIVLRPTLIYGRYDDFSPASGHFVPSLISKIVNRERPIEIWGDGEQSRNLIHGSDVAGAVLAALDAQLPRHSVFNVVSPEDTTVNEAVAHLLEIDGFNDADIVHDLSRSGGANALTVSGVAMTAATGWRPKIGLRDGLADTVAWYREALKT, from the coding sequence GTGAAAACTGCGGTTCTCGGTGCCACCGGACTCGTCGGCCGGCATTTGGTGGAAGCGCTCGGCAAGGCGGCCGTCGGCCCAGTCGTCGCGACCTACCGGGCGCGTTCGCCATACGGATCGCGTGACACGGAGTGGCTGCAGTGCGACCTGCGCCAGCCCGAGGCGGCGGCCGCAGTCCTGAAGAATGTCGAAACTGCAATCGTGTGCGCGGGGCAGGTATCGACCAGTGCCGTGCTTCGCCGCGATCCCGTCAGTTCGATTATGGACACCCTGCGCGTCGTCGCGAATGTGCTTGAGGCGGCCTCCAAGAGACGGCTGAAGCGGCTGGTGATGATCAGTTCATGTACGCTGTATCCATCACTGCCCCGGCCCATCGTCGAGGATGACATGATGGTCGGAGACCCACCGGCGCAATGGTTTGGCGTCGGCTGGATGCATCGGTACACTGAACTGCAGTTGCGCTGGCATGTCGAGTATTTGCAGACGATTCAGGCCGGCATCGTCCTGCGACCGACTCTCATCTACGGCCGGTACGACGACTTCTCGCCGGCGTCCGGCCATTTCGTGCCGTCGCTGATATCCAAGATCGTGAACCGGGAACGGCCGATCGAGATCTGGGGCGACGGTGAGCAGTCACGCAACCTGATCCACGGCTCGGATGTGGCGGGAGCAGTGCTGGCTGCGCTGGACGCGCAACTACCACGACATTCGGTCTTCAATGTCGTTTCGCCGGAGGACACGACAGTCAACGAGGCTGTTGCCCACTTGCTCGAAATCGACGGTTTCAACGACGCCGACATCGTCCACGACCTCAGCAGGTCGGGAGGAGCCAATGCGCTGACCGTTTCGGGCGTGGCGATGACGGCGGCGACAGGCTGGCGACCCAAGATCGGCCTACGCGACGGTTTGGCCGACACCGTGGCCTGGTACCGGGAAGCGCTGAAGACGTGA
- a CDS encoding alpha-ketoacid dehydrogenase subunit beta has product MNVTAKKPQAATTRVLSYANALLETMDGALAEHPNVFIMGQGVDDFKGIFGSTTELAEKYGAKRVFDVPLMEEAMTGIALGAALVGDYPITTHIRADFSFLAMNQIINLAAKYRYMFGGIMSCPTLIRVVVGRSWGQGAQHSQSPQATFAHYPGLTVIMPATAQAIVDMYPQIINRHPGPVISIEHRLLYNLDFTVAEGHVPLTSYVARPGRDVTVVATSVMVVEALRAAQYVQDTAGIDSEVIDLNSISHPDWDLVAGSVRKTGRLVIADTSWLEYGVAAEVCRQVVLRDPSMLMAPPTMLGMAPAPCPTAKSLEDIYYPSQHETVDAILTQVRGADHGIDLPTERSMTEGYRRFRGPF; this is encoded by the coding sequence ATGAACGTGACAGCGAAAAAGCCCCAGGCCGCGACGACCCGGGTTCTGTCCTATGCCAACGCGTTGCTTGAGACTATGGACGGCGCCTTGGCAGAACACCCCAACGTTTTCATCATGGGACAGGGTGTCGACGACTTTAAGGGGATTTTTGGGTCGACCACCGAGCTCGCCGAAAAATATGGCGCCAAGCGCGTCTTTGACGTGCCGTTGATGGAAGAGGCGATGACGGGCATCGCGCTCGGCGCGGCCTTGGTCGGCGACTATCCGATCACCACGCACATCCGAGCGGACTTCTCGTTTTTGGCGATGAACCAGATCATCAATCTGGCGGCCAAGTACCGTTACATGTTCGGCGGGATCATGAGCTGCCCCACCCTGATTCGCGTCGTCGTCGGCCGCAGCTGGGGGCAGGGGGCGCAGCATTCGCAAAGTCCGCAAGCCACGTTCGCGCACTATCCCGGCCTTACGGTGATCATGCCGGCCACCGCGCAGGCGATCGTCGACATGTATCCACAGATCATCAATCGCCATCCGGGTCCGGTGATCAGTATCGAGCATCGTCTCCTTTACAACCTCGACTTCACGGTTGCTGAGGGGCACGTTCCTTTGACGAGCTACGTCGCACGCCCGGGTCGCGACGTGACTGTTGTTGCGACCTCCGTCATGGTCGTCGAAGCCCTCCGCGCCGCGCAATACGTCCAGGACACGGCTGGCATCGATTCCGAGGTGATCGATCTCAACTCGATCAGTCACCCTGATTGGGATCTGGTTGCCGGGAGTGTGCGTAAGACCGGCAGGTTGGTCATCGCCGATACGTCGTGGCTGGAATACGGCGTCGCCGCCGAGGTGTGCCGCCAGGTGGTGCTCAGGGACCCGAGCATGCTGATGGCTCCTCCCACCATGCTCGGTATGGCGCCGGCGCCCTGTCCGACGGCCAAGAGCCTCGAGGACATCTACTATCCCAGCCAGCATGAGACGGTGGATGCTATCCTCACGCAGGTCCGGGGAGCCGATCACGGGATCGATTTGCCGACCGAGCGGTCGATGACCGAGGGATATAGGCGGTTCCGCGGTCCGTTCTGA
- a CDS encoding NAD-dependent epimerase/dehydratase family protein encodes MLVAGGAGFLGTNLALELAQRGAKLRLTVRNKPLQATFANAEVIEADLRLPEDCARAVEGVDYVFVCAAHTSGAAAIRGTPLVHITPNVLINTLLLEAAYRARVTKVCFISSSVVYPPTGPRPVTESEAFDGDPTDVYFPSGWMKRYAEVLCRTYAEKIPEPMPTVAIRASNVYGPYDKFDFAVSHVTAALTRRVIERHAPLEVWGTGDDIRDLIYVDDFVDGTLAAFSADLPHLAVNICSGRGHSVKDVLNTLLRLEGYSDADVQFDLSRPSTTPVRLMDNSLARDKLGFEARISLEEGLRRTIAWYKANKA; translated from the coding sequence GTGCTCGTTGCCGGCGGTGCGGGCTTTCTCGGTACAAACCTTGCTCTCGAACTGGCACAGCGCGGCGCCAAGTTACGGTTGACCGTGCGCAACAAGCCTCTCCAGGCGACCTTCGCCAACGCAGAGGTCATCGAGGCCGATTTGCGCTTGCCGGAGGATTGTGCGCGCGCCGTCGAGGGAGTGGACTACGTGTTCGTCTGCGCAGCTCATACGTCGGGGGCCGCCGCCATCCGCGGCACGCCGCTCGTCCACATAACGCCAAACGTCCTCATCAACACACTCTTGCTTGAAGCGGCATACCGAGCCCGCGTGACCAAGGTGTGCTTCATCTCCAGCAGCGTCGTCTATCCGCCGACGGGCCCACGACCGGTGACGGAGAGCGAGGCCTTCGACGGCGATCCGACTGACGTTTACTTCCCCTCGGGCTGGATGAAGCGTTACGCGGAGGTGCTGTGCCGCACCTATGCGGAAAAAATTCCCGAACCGATGCCAACGGTCGCCATCCGCGCGTCCAACGTCTACGGCCCGTACGACAAGTTCGACTTCGCCGTCAGCCATGTCACCGCAGCACTCACGCGACGGGTGATCGAACGCCATGCGCCACTCGAGGTATGGGGCACCGGCGACGACATTCGCGACCTGATCTATGTCGACGATTTCGTCGACGGCACGCTCGCCGCCTTCAGCGCCGACCTGCCCCATCTCGCCGTCAACATCTGCTCGGGCAGAGGCCATTCAGTCAAAGACGTGCTGAACACGCTACTGCGGCTGGAAGGCTACAGCGATGCGGATGTGCAGTTCGATCTGTCCCGACCGAGCACCACACCGGTTCGCCTGATGGACAACAGCTTGGCGCGCGACAAACTCGGCTTCGAGGCGCGGATCTCACTCGAGGAAGGATTGCGACGGACAATCGCCTGGTACAAGGCAAACAAGGCGTAG
- a CDS encoding glycosyltransferase, whose protein sequence is MFSVIWCGRDTSDSARAAVDALQRQTLPDFELVVGDCGSSDGTLELFEAAAASDKRIRIAHRWTTQSGDALLTALRQCRGEYVAICPMDGTFRPQALEVAARELERSAAGGIATKGSLVDGYGNELDRVDIVSLLLTNYRPYLPAIFLRRKVLLAVGLDEDDWFGGSLALDLCCRLSTDYGLAYYSEWLVDCPEPARSVVGVSTDVTEAIDDRLRLVARAFSADGFFGRGCEVLALESKANQLGILWQQFRAAGQSEIEYLITAPLRSVVWGLHLSLRMDHRTLRTLHRLLCIRSANLGLLATPLQRVLATIASMGGRLPIHLGYAIWNQAWGYWLKRKILLLTMPGERFHHAAPSRESMFADIYALAAARHEERGQIDFAIEMWDHARPPDDVDIDSTACQALLKSPTATDLTLADFQRKWVRRHLGDARVVHLNMKKRSGGKIRIGYHCAFMDGDTMRNMMRDVIAAHDRDRFEIYGYAPRPVPLDIGSVFDAWRHTPFEADASPGLNDERFRELVRSDNIDVFVELTGFSPGHRFGAMSGRCAPVQVSFLNHTGTSQVPNVDYVLSDEICTPSDSGVEQHYSEQIYRLPGCFFCFDYSSLDEPPVAEAPHLRNGFITFGCFGTAGKIGSGLIEQWAKLLRRAPGSILHVQNPQLSRAGNRRFMLNRFRSHGISHERLRLEGGVTRGELLKVYRQIDISLDTWPYCGGNTIAESLWHGVPVVTYRGNRFSSAYGASLVTAAGCPDLVARTLDEYVELAVELARDSSRLVRLRQNLRQMSLKHGLGDSKQFARNLEQAFSDMLVRASATGDAAVSRSPTSTTAVPCEPGYADALRR, encoded by the coding sequence TTGTTTTCAGTCATCTGGTGCGGACGCGACACTTCAGACTCCGCGCGAGCGGCGGTCGATGCGCTCCAGAGACAGACCCTCCCGGACTTCGAGCTGGTCGTGGGGGATTGCGGGTCGAGCGACGGTACGCTGGAACTGTTCGAAGCGGCAGCCGCGAGCGATAAGCGCATCCGGATCGCCCATCGTTGGACAACACAATCGGGAGATGCCCTGTTGACGGCCCTGCGGCAATGCCGCGGTGAGTACGTGGCGATCTGTCCGATGGATGGCACCTTTCGGCCGCAAGCGCTCGAGGTGGCGGCCCGGGAATTGGAGCGATCGGCCGCCGGCGGCATTGCCACCAAGGGCTCTCTGGTCGACGGCTACGGCAATGAACTTGACCGCGTCGACATCGTGTCCCTCCTCTTGACCAACTACCGGCCGTACCTGCCTGCCATATTCCTTCGCCGCAAGGTGCTTCTCGCTGTCGGCCTCGATGAAGACGACTGGTTTGGCGGGTCTCTGGCATTGGACCTCTGCTGCAGGCTCTCAACCGACTACGGCTTGGCGTACTACAGCGAATGGCTGGTCGACTGCCCGGAGCCGGCGCGGAGCGTCGTCGGCGTCTCGACCGACGTCACCGAGGCGATCGACGACAGGCTACGGCTGGTTGCACGCGCTTTCTCGGCCGACGGCTTCTTCGGCCGCGGTTGCGAAGTACTGGCGCTGGAAAGCAAGGCGAACCAGCTGGGCATATTGTGGCAGCAGTTCAGGGCCGCAGGCCAGTCAGAGATCGAATACCTCATTACGGCGCCGCTGCGCTCGGTCGTGTGGGGACTGCACCTGTCGTTGCGTATGGATCACCGCACCCTGCGCACCTTGCACCGCTTGCTGTGCATTCGCAGCGCCAATCTCGGCCTGCTGGCGACGCCACTGCAAAGAGTGCTGGCCACGATCGCCAGCATGGGCGGACGATTGCCCATCCATCTGGGATACGCAATCTGGAACCAAGCTTGGGGCTATTGGCTGAAGCGAAAAATTTTGCTGCTGACAATGCCCGGCGAGCGTTTCCACCATGCCGCCCCCTCACGCGAGTCCATGTTCGCCGACATCTATGCCCTGGCGGCGGCCCGACACGAAGAGAGGGGCCAGATCGATTTCGCCATCGAGATGTGGGACCATGCACGACCGCCAGACGACGTCGACATAGACAGCACCGCCTGCCAGGCCCTCCTGAAGAGTCCGACTGCCACCGACCTCACGCTCGCCGACTTTCAGCGCAAGTGGGTGCGGAGACACCTGGGTGACGCCCGGGTCGTGCACCTGAACATGAAGAAGAGATCAGGCGGCAAGATCCGCATTGGATACCATTGCGCCTTCATGGACGGGGACACCATGCGCAACATGATGCGCGACGTCATCGCCGCGCACGACCGCGACAGGTTCGAAATCTACGGATACGCTCCCCGGCCAGTCCCTCTCGACATCGGGAGTGTATTCGATGCGTGGAGGCATACTCCGTTTGAAGCCGACGCTTCGCCCGGGTTGAACGACGAACGATTCCGAGAGCTGGTCCGGTCCGACAACATAGATGTCTTCGTCGAGCTGACCGGTTTCTCACCGGGGCACCGTTTCGGCGCCATGAGCGGCCGCTGTGCACCGGTCCAGGTGAGCTTCCTCAACCACACCGGCACCAGCCAGGTTCCCAACGTGGACTACGTCCTCAGCGACGAGATCTGCACACCTTCGGATTCCGGCGTTGAGCAGCACTACTCCGAGCAGATCTACCGACTACCGGGCTGCTTCTTCTGTTTTGATTACAGTAGCCTCGATGAGCCGCCCGTGGCCGAAGCCCCTCACCTCAGGAACGGCTTCATCACGTTTGGCTGCTTCGGCACCGCCGGCAAGATCGGCAGCGGTCTCATCGAGCAGTGGGCGAAACTTCTTCGACGTGCGCCAGGTTCCATACTGCATGTGCAGAACCCGCAACTCTCACGGGCGGGCAATCGGCGCTTCATGCTGAACCGCTTCCGCTCGCACGGCATCTCGCACGAGCGGCTCAGGCTCGAAGGCGGCGTGACCCGCGGGGAGCTTCTGAAAGTCTACCGCCAGATCGACATCAGTCTGGATACCTGGCCCTATTGCGGCGGCAACACCATCGCCGAGTCACTCTGGCATGGTGTTCCCGTGGTCACCTACCGCGGCAACCGCTTCAGCAGCGCCTACGGAGCGTCCCTGGTCACCGCCGCGGGCTGCCCCGACTTGGTGGCCCGGACACTGGACGAGTATGTGGAATTGGCCGTCGAGTTGGCACGCGACTCGTCCCGGCTCGTCCGCTTGCGGCAGAATCTGCGGCAGATGTCTCTCAAGCACGGTCTGGGCGATTCGAAACAGTTCGCCAGAAACCTCGAACAGGCATTCAGCGATATGCTGGTGCGCGCATCCGCTACCGGGGATGCTGCAGTGTCCCGATCTCCGACGTCGACAACCGCCGTTCCATGCGAACCGGGATACGCCGATGCCCTCCGAAGATAG
- a CDS encoding glycosyltransferase, whose product MPSEDSTQPLVSVICFCKDRVDLIGRCIQSVLKQTYRNIEFVVQDGASTDGTLELLHSHAERDARVKIVSAPDSGPAEAYWKVLHRCRGEYIATCLSDEELVPDAIEQAVGWFAAAPTVGAFTCDGYTTDAQGKIIGEFKAGDFDFVAYLFDRYCPFWPGSFFRRQALLDIGLDRPGWNIGCLEFEIWCRLAQDHEVRYVPQPVSKYAIHPGQLSNTPQNFHEHIDNRLKLIERMFSINGFFGSGRLREAEMKIDLDHDLRLEHWFHEIEAKINQLSQFEFHARAHELHDEERGFTERIQALKQTALSYHDHNVTVLRRASRDPEISKHARKERTLRELWRGWEATVGVPRHAKLTDHKLRFKLSVQRVLTEHMLWRRPQPVARAVGLARRLGLNESSCPEFREFARNQRARRQAQMHDTAARVYESRGQIREALAMWKRAEILGDAAIDSMACQAALKEPEATYESIAGLQQQWVDRHIRVTSSVPPRFAPFDGSRKLRVGYHCSFMDADTIRYIMRRAIMAHDRSKLEVVGYAHAHSDLPDDVRMAFDVVRRTSGMSDPNFLQLVRRDRIDVFVELSGFSPGHRFGAMANRCAPVQISYLNHFATSRVPNVDYILSDKICTPPSSDVQRTFSEKIFLLSHCLLCYDYTDDQSPPIIDPPSLTTGTVTFGCFGSGGKINTRIVEIWGELMQRVPNSRMLIQNSQLNTSDNRRYMVDRFRRSGISPERIRLRPGADRATILRTYGEVDISLDTWPYGGGNTVAESLWQGVPVVTLMGERFSSRYGASLLQAAGCADLITKTRQDYIEAAAALAGNPARLQNLRHSLRQIYSEGGLNDSTRFARDLEQAYFEMMGAQAGSQDKTARDTEKTEERA is encoded by the coding sequence ATGCCCTCCGAAGATAGCACCCAACCGCTGGTTTCGGTCATCTGCTTCTGCAAGGACCGTGTCGATCTGATTGGGCGTTGCATCCAGAGCGTGCTCAAACAGACATACCGCAATATCGAGTTCGTCGTGCAGGATGGCGCTTCCACAGACGGCACGCTGGAACTCCTGCATTCCCACGCCGAGCGCGATGCCCGCGTCAAAATCGTGTCGGCGCCGGACTCCGGGCCTGCCGAGGCCTATTGGAAGGTCCTGCACCGCTGCCGCGGCGAATACATCGCCACATGTCTTTCGGACGAGGAACTGGTTCCCGACGCGATCGAGCAGGCAGTCGGCTGGTTTGCCGCCGCGCCAACCGTCGGCGCCTTTACCTGCGACGGCTACACGACCGATGCCCAAGGGAAGATCATCGGAGAGTTCAAGGCCGGCGACTTCGATTTCGTCGCCTATCTTTTCGATCGCTACTGCCCGTTCTGGCCGGGCAGCTTCTTTCGCCGACAAGCGCTGCTCGACATTGGGCTGGACCGTCCCGGTTGGAACATTGGCTGCCTCGAATTCGAGATCTGGTGCCGTCTGGCACAGGATCACGAGGTTCGTTACGTGCCGCAGCCCGTCTCGAAATACGCCATTCATCCGGGGCAGCTGAGCAACACGCCGCAGAATTTTCACGAGCACATCGACAATCGACTCAAATTGATCGAGCGGATGTTCTCGATCAACGGCTTCTTTGGCTCAGGTCGGCTCCGGGAAGCCGAAATGAAGATCGACCTGGACCATGACCTCCGCCTGGAGCACTGGTTCCACGAGATAGAAGCGAAGATCAACCAGCTCTCGCAGTTCGAGTTCCATGCTCGTGCTCATGAGTTGCATGACGAAGAGAGAGGTTTCACCGAGCGCATCCAAGCTCTAAAGCAAACGGCCCTCTCCTACCATGACCACAACGTCACGGTCCTACGCAGGGCGAGCCGCGACCCTGAAATCTCCAAGCACGCTCGAAAAGAACGCACGTTGCGCGAGTTATGGCGGGGTTGGGAAGCAACTGTCGGCGTGCCCCGGCACGCGAAACTCACCGACCACAAGCTGCGATTCAAGCTCAGCGTTCAGCGCGTCCTTACGGAGCACATGTTATGGCGGCGGCCACAGCCGGTGGCTCGTGCCGTCGGTCTGGCGCGGCGCTTGGGCCTGAATGAGAGTTCTTGCCCTGAGTTCAGGGAATTTGCCCGCAACCAGCGGGCACGCCGTCAAGCACAGATGCATGATACGGCCGCTCGCGTCTACGAGAGCCGTGGCCAGATCCGAGAGGCACTGGCCATGTGGAAGCGGGCCGAAATCCTCGGCGACGCGGCGATCGACAGCATGGCGTGCCAGGCTGCCCTCAAGGAGCCCGAGGCGACCTACGAGAGCATTGCCGGCCTTCAGCAGCAATGGGTCGATCGCCATATCCGCGTGACGTCAAGCGTGCCTCCCCGATTCGCCCCGTTTGACGGGTCCCGCAAACTCCGAGTTGGCTACCATTGCTCGTTCATGGATGCCGATACGATACGCTACATCATGCGCCGGGCCATCATGGCGCATGATCGCTCCAAGCTCGAGGTGGTGGGTTATGCTCATGCGCACTCGGATCTCCCCGATGATGTTCGCATGGCCTTCGACGTCGTTCGCAGGACCTCAGGCATGTCCGATCCGAATTTTCTCCAGCTCGTTCGCCGGGACAGGATAGACGTGTTCGTCGAGCTCTCCGGTTTCTCGCCGGGACACCGCTTCGGCGCCATGGCGAATCGCTGCGCGCCGGTCCAGATCTCTTATCTCAACCACTTTGCGACCAGCCGCGTGCCCAATGTCGACTACATCCTGAGCGACAAGATTTGCACACCTCCAAGCAGCGATGTGCAGAGAACTTTCTCGGAGAAGATATTCCTGCTGTCTCATTGCCTGCTTTGCTACGACTACACCGACGATCAAAGCCCGCCGATCATCGACCCGCCGTCGCTCACGACAGGAACCGTGACGTTCGGGTGCTTTGGCAGCGGCGGCAAGATCAACACGAGGATTGTCGAGATTTGGGGCGAACTGATGCAGCGCGTTCCCAATTCCAGGATGCTCATCCAGAATAGCCAGCTCAATACTTCCGACAATCGCCGCTATATGGTCGATCGCTTCCGCCGATCCGGCATTTCACCAGAGCGCATCCGGTTGCGACCAGGAGCCGATCGGGCGACCATTCTGAGAACCTACGGTGAAGTCGATATCTCACTCGACACGTGGCCCTATGGCGGCGGCAATACCGTTGCGGAGTCTCTCTGGCAGGGCGTTCCCGTCGTTACATTGATGGGCGAGCGGTTTTCGTCGCGGTACGGTGCGTCGCTGCTCCAAGCCGCCGGTTGCGCCGACCTCATCACCAAGACGCGGCAAGACTACATCGAGGCCGCCGCCGCGCTGGCCGGCAATCCTGCGAGGTTGCAAAACCTCCGCCACAGCCTGCGGCAAATCTATAGCGAAGGCGGTTTGAACGACTCCACGCGGTTCGCTCGCGACCTAGAGCAGGCCTACTTCGAAATGATGGGCGCTCAAGCCGGATCACAGGACAAAACGGCCCGCGACACCGAGAAGACGGAGGAACGCGCCTAG
- a CDS encoding ABC transporter ATP-binding protein, producing the protein MASPTSSDADLVIRARHLAKAYQLYTSERQWLKQALFGSFHTYYRAFWALKDISFEVRRGDSVGILGRNGCGKSTLLQIVCGITRPTKGEIWVNGRIAPVLALGATFDLEATGRENIMIGGAVLGLKRWEILERLNSIIDFAEIGDFMDQPIKLYSTGMRLRVAFAICAHIDAEILVVDEALSVGDAAFQRKCMAWIDSFRAKGTLLYVSHSPAEVVRLCRHAIWIDDGKVREQGAPKDIIRAYERATKVEPDDMKRFSPV; encoded by the coding sequence ATGGCATCGCCGACGTCATCTGACGCAGACTTGGTGATACGAGCCCGACATCTTGCCAAGGCGTACCAGCTCTATACCAGCGAACGTCAGTGGCTGAAGCAGGCTCTGTTCGGCTCGTTCCACACCTACTACAGAGCGTTCTGGGCGCTGAAGGACATCAGCTTCGAGGTCCGGCGCGGCGACAGTGTCGGTATTCTTGGGCGCAATGGCTGCGGCAAGTCGACGCTTCTGCAGATCGTCTGCGGCATCACGCGCCCGACCAAGGGCGAGATCTGGGTGAACGGCCGCATCGCTCCCGTCCTCGCATTGGGGGCGACATTCGACCTCGAAGCCACGGGCCGCGAGAACATCATGATAGGCGGCGCTGTCCTCGGGCTGAAACGGTGGGAAATCCTCGAAAGGCTCAATTCGATCATCGATTTCGCTGAGATCGGTGACTTCATGGATCAGCCGATCAAGCTCTATTCGACGGGTATGCGCCTGCGTGTGGCGTTCGCCATATGCGCACACATCGACGCCGAGATTCTGGTCGTGGATGAGGCCCTGTCGGTAGGCGATGCGGCGTTCCAGCGCAAGTGCATGGCCTGGATCGACAGTTTTCGCGCCAAGGGCACCTTGCTCTACGTCAGCCACTCGCCGGCGGAAGTCGTGCGCCTGTGCCGCCATGCCATCTGGATCGACGACGGCAAGGTCCGCGAGCAGGGCGCGCCGAAGGACATCATCCGGGCCTACGAACGGGCGACCAAGGTGGAGCCGGATGATATGAAGCGATTTTCGCCAGTATGA